ATGGGCGGGCGGCCATGGCTGCGGCGGATGCCGGCCAGCACCTCCTTGATGTGCCGATCGCCGCGGTCAAGGGGATGGCCCCGCTGGAGGAAGCTCCAGACCAAGCCGGACAGGCGGCGCTCGACCGTCGCCGCAGAACGCGAGCGGCGGCCCGCCGTTGGCTTCTCGGAAGCGAGATCGGCAAGGTAGAGGCCGATCGCCTGCGGGTTGGGCGGCAGCGGTGAGACGCCGCGGCGCAGGCACCAGGCGCTGTAGTGGCGCCAGTCGGCGGCGTAGGCCCGTTGCGTGTTCTCGGCCTTGGCGTTGCGGGCATAGGCGCGGGCCTTGTCGGCCAGCTCGGACAGGTGATCAAGCGCCTGATCCTGGGAGAGGGCGGGAGCGGGGACGGCGTCCGAGACCATGGCAGGCTGGCATCCTGTCGGTTTTCTCAATGAGCTTAACTTGTAAAGCGTTGATATTCAAATACTTGGCTCGGCAGCAATATGGTCGACCGGGCAAAAGTCACGCAAACTGGACACTGAGCCCGTCGCCGTTCCTATCCCACCTGAAGGGCATTCCCCAGCCTCTGACGCTTGCCCGGCCGTCCGGCAAACGGGGACCAGCTCACCCGAAAGGAAAGGGGCGCCCTTGCGGGCGCCCCTTTCCTTTTACCGCGATGCCCAGGCTCGACCGCCGGATCAACCGAGGTTGATGTCGGAGAGCGAGAGCGGCGTGCTGCCGTTGTACACGCCGAGCAGGCGCACCTCGGTGGCGGCCACCTGGCCGTCGCCGTTGGTGTCGACCACCTGGTAGAGACCCGTGGCAGTGCCGTTGTTGGCCAGAACCAGGGTGCTCGCACCAGCCGACGAGTTCGTCAGCGTACCCAGGGCGTTGCGGAAGTTGGCGAGGTTGGCATCCGACAGGCTGCCGCTGACCGCCGAGGACAGGCTGACCAGTTCGTTGGTCATGCTCACCCCGTTGGTCGCCGCGGTCGCCTGGCTCAGCGAAGCGTCGCCGTTCCGGTCCGCCGTCGTCCGGGCCGCATCCGTCAGCTGCACCTTGTCGGTGCCCGACTGGAAGTTCGACACCGAGATGAAGCCGGTGTTCGCGCCCAGAGCAGCGAGGTCGCTGAAGGACGAGTACACCACCGTATCGGTGCCGCTGCCCGACGCCAGGCTGATGCTGTCGCCAGTACCACCCTGGAAGCGGATCGACCCGCTGGTCACCGTGATCGCATCGGTGCCGAGGCCGCCGATCAGCGTCTCGATGCCCGAGACCGACATGGTCACGCCGGTGTTGCCGGTGGTGATCACGTCGTTGCCAGCACCGCCGACCAGCGTCTCGATGCCGCGCAGCAGGACCGTCGAGCCGCCGTCGCCCAGCGTGACCACATCCGTGGCCGCACCGCCGACGATGATCTCGATGCCGCTCTCGGCCCGCATGGTCACGCCGGTGTCACCCAGCAGGAGCAGGTCGCTGCCCGCACCACCGATCATGGTGTCGATGCCGCGGGTGATGACGGTGTTGCCCGACGCGCCCAGCGTCACGACGTCCGAACCGGTGCCGCCGACCAGGAACTCGACGCCAGACGCCAGCATCGTCGCGCCGGCAGGGCCGGTGAAGACGATGTCGGTGCCGGCACCGCCGGTCAGGGTGTCGATGCCCGACGCCGTGATCGTGTTCGGCGTGTCGCCGAGCGTGATCACGTCGGTGCCGGTGCCACCGGTCAGCGTCTCGATGCCGCGCAGCAGCACCGTCGAGCCGCCGTCGCCGAAGCTGACCATATCCGTGGCCGCACTGCCGACGATGATCTCGATCCCGCTTTCCGCCCGCATGGTGACACCGGTGTCGCCCAGGATCACCAGATCGTTGTCCGTCCCGCCCGACAGGGTCTCGATGCCGCGGACGGTGGCGGTGGACCCGCCCGCCCCCAGGGTGACGACGTCGGTGCCCGTGCCGCCGACCAGGAACTCGATGCCAGA
The window above is part of the Azospirillum humicireducens genome. Proteins encoded here:
- a CDS encoding beta strand repeat-containing protein, with the protein product MTIGDTGTTMLVSALEVLVGGSGTDVLSISTSGTTLLTRAIETLIGSTGTDVITLGDTANALTVTGIDTLTGGAGTDIVFTGTAGVTMTASGIEFLVGGTGTDVVTLGAGGSTATVRGIETLSGGTDNDLVILGDTGVTMRAESGIEIIVGSAATDMVSFGDGGSTVLLRGIETLTGGTGTDVITLGDTPNTITASGIDTLTGGAGTDIVFTGPAGATMLASGVEFLVGGTGSDVVTLGASGNTVITRGIDTMIGGAGSDLLLLGDTGVTMRAESGIEIIVGGAATDVVTLGDGGSTVLLRGIETLVGGAGNDVITTGNTGVTMSVSGIETLIGGLGTDAITVTSGSIRFQGGTGDSISLASGSGTDTVVYSSFSDLAALGANTGFISVSNFQSGTDKVQLTDAARTTADRNGDASLSQATAATNGVSMTNELVSLSSAVSGSLSDANLANFRNALGTLTNSSAGASTLVLANNGTATGLYQVVDTNGDGQVAATEVRLLGVYNGSTPLSLSDINLG